In a single window of the Terriglobus roseus genome:
- the nuoL gene encoding NADH-quinone oxidoreductase subunit L, translated as MTIEHLLWFIPLLPFFGFVLNGTLGRRLPRAGVAAIALLFTALPLALVAWLWQHMLSHDILQITAASRPWIETSALTVRFAFTVDHLTLIMLAVVTGVGFLIHIYSAGYMAHEDGYWRFFAYLNLFMFFMLVLVLAESFLLLFVGWEGVGLASYLLIGFYWQKPSANAAGRKAFVANRVGDFGFLLAMFLLIQHFGTLSFVQIFSAINHQPELHGGFLTAIALLLLVGAAGKSAQIPLYVWLPDAMEGPTPVSALIHAATMVTAGVYLVCRSHVLFDRSPYALGVVAIIGAATALFAATIGVVQHDIKRVLAYSTISQLGYMFLGCGVAAYSAAVFHLMTHAFFKALLFLAAGSVIHALSGEQDMRVMGGMRKRTPITFLTMSAGVVAIAGIPPLAGFFSKDEILYRTFSSPNPLHLLLWAVGVITAGLTSFYMFRLWFKTFFGAERFDEAHLGADAHAAHHDNEAEHDSGQATHSHGVHESPWVMLAPLVILAILSVIGGWVGIPQALGGSNHFEHFLDPVFALTIEAQNAANADQVSHGLELGLAGVSVLVAIIGFLAAYVFYYKKPGTLGAKAAGNPVYNLVANKYYVDELYQLAIITPILIISRVLFLGLVDTGIVNGSGAFATFLTRQAGEGTRRMQSGNIRSYAGWLAAGAAAVILLMTYTSLTAHATRVALHLK; from the coding sequence ATGACGATTGAACATCTGCTCTGGTTCATCCCGCTGCTGCCCTTCTTCGGCTTTGTGCTCAACGGCACACTTGGCCGCAGATTGCCGCGCGCGGGCGTGGCCGCAATTGCCCTGTTATTTACCGCCCTTCCCCTGGCGCTCGTCGCCTGGCTGTGGCAGCACATGCTGTCGCACGACATCCTGCAGATCACCGCAGCCTCCCGTCCATGGATTGAGACGTCAGCGCTCACGGTCCGCTTCGCCTTCACTGTCGATCACCTCACGCTGATCATGCTGGCGGTGGTCACTGGCGTTGGCTTCCTCATTCACATCTACTCGGCCGGCTACATGGCACATGAGGATGGCTACTGGCGCTTCTTCGCCTACCTGAACCTGTTCATGTTTTTCATGCTCGTACTGGTCCTCGCTGAGAGCTTCCTGCTGCTCTTCGTCGGCTGGGAGGGCGTGGGCCTGGCGTCGTACCTGCTTATCGGCTTCTACTGGCAGAAGCCCAGCGCCAACGCTGCTGGTCGTAAGGCATTCGTTGCCAACCGTGTGGGTGACTTCGGCTTCCTGCTGGCAATGTTCCTGCTGATCCAGCACTTCGGCACATTGAGCTTCGTTCAGATCTTCAGCGCGATCAACCACCAGCCGGAGCTGCACGGCGGCTTCCTGACTGCCATCGCGCTGCTGCTGCTCGTCGGCGCTGCTGGTAAGTCAGCACAGATTCCGCTCTACGTCTGGCTGCCGGACGCAATGGAAGGTCCCACGCCCGTCTCCGCACTGATCCACGCGGCGACGATGGTCACCGCCGGTGTCTACCTCGTCTGCCGCTCGCACGTATTATTCGACCGTTCGCCCTACGCCCTCGGTGTCGTCGCCATCATCGGCGCGGCCACCGCGCTCTTCGCAGCGACCATCGGTGTGGTGCAGCACGATATCAAGCGTGTGCTGGCGTACTCGACCATCTCGCAGCTTGGCTACATGTTCCTTGGCTGCGGCGTTGCGGCGTACTCGGCTGCTGTCTTCCACTTGATGACGCATGCCTTCTTCAAGGCACTGCTCTTCCTCGCGGCCGGGTCGGTCATTCACGCGCTCAGCGGCGAGCAGGACATGCGTGTCATGGGCGGCATGCGCAAGCGGACCCCCATCACCTTCCTGACGATGTCCGCGGGCGTCGTCGCGATCGCCGGCATTCCGCCGCTGGCAGGCTTCTTCTCGAAGGACGAGATCCTCTACCGCACCTTCAGCTCGCCGAACCCGCTGCACTTGCTGCTGTGGGCCGTTGGCGTCATCACCGCTGGTCTGACCTCGTTCTACATGTTCCGCCTGTGGTTCAAGACCTTCTTCGGCGCAGAGCGCTTTGACGAAGCGCACCTCGGCGCAGACGCACATGCTGCACACCATGACAACGAAGCCGAACACGATAGCGGTCAGGCTACCCACTCGCATGGCGTCCATGAGTCACCCTGGGTCATGCTGGCGCCGCTCGTCATCCTGGCGATTCTCTCCGTCATTGGCGGCTGGGTCGGTATTCCTCAGGCGCTCGGTGGTTCCAACCACTTCGAGCACTTCCTCGATCCCGTCTTCGCTCTGACGATCGAAGCGCAGAACGCAGCCAACGCCGACCAGGTTTCGCACGGTCTTGAGCTTGGCCTCGCAGGCGTGTCTGTTCTGGTCGCAATCATCGGCTTCCTTGCAGCCTACGTCTTCTACTACAAGAAGCCCGGCACGCTCGGCGCGAAGGCTGCTGGCAACCCTGTCTACAACCTTGTTGCCAACAAGTACTACGTGGATGAGCTGTACCAGCTCGCCATCATCACGCCCATCCTCATCATCTCGCGTGTACTGTTCCTCGGTCTTGTCGATACCGGCATCGTGAACGGCTCCGGCGCCTTTGCCACCTTCCTGACACGTCAGGCCGGCGAGGGCACGCGCCGCATGCAGTCCGGCAACATTCGTTCGTACGCCGGCTGGCTCGCCGCCGGCGCCGCCGCCGTCATCCTGCTGATGACCTACACCTCGCTGACAGCGCACGCTACCCGCGTCGCGCTGCACCTGAAATAG
- the nuoK gene encoding NADH-quinone oxidoreductase subunit NuoK, which yields MVPIYYYLILAAILFCIGIGAFLIKRNIITVFMSIELMLNAVNLTFVAFSHMHHAVKGQLFVFFVMVVAAAEAAVGLAIIIAIFRTRQTLDVDSINLMKN from the coding sequence ATGGTGCCCATCTACTACTACCTGATCCTCGCCGCGATCCTGTTCTGCATCGGTATTGGCGCGTTTCTGATCAAGCGCAACATCATCACCGTCTTCATGTCGATTGAATTGATGTTGAACGCGGTGAACCTGACCTTTGTGGCCTTTTCCCATATGCATCATGCGGTAAAGGGTCAGCTGTTTGTATTTTTCGTAATGGTGGTGGCAGCGGCAGAAGCCGCGGTTGGACTCGCCATCATTATCGCCATCTTCCGTACACGCCAAACCCTGGACGTGGACAGCATCAACCTGATGAAGAACTAA
- a CDS encoding NADH-quinone oxidoreductase subunit J family protein codes for MQTALFFIFAAICVVSALNLLFQRHPINSALSLVVVMMSLAVIYWTLGAEFLAAAQVIVYSGAIMVLFTFVIMLLNAGEEERTRGSRAAYFAGIPGVVGVFALLAYTFLHERTKLGYATFGGQLNNGVSNMSAISRVLFTDLLLPFEVTSILILVAILGAVVLARKEP; via the coding sequence ATGCAAACTGCGCTCTTCTTCATCTTCGCGGCGATATGCGTGGTGAGCGCGCTGAATCTCCTCTTTCAGCGCCACCCCATCAACTCTGCGCTGTCGCTCGTGGTCGTCATGATGTCGCTCGCCGTCATCTACTGGACGCTGGGCGCTGAGTTCCTCGCGGCTGCACAGGTTATCGTCTACTCCGGCGCCATCATGGTGCTCTTCACCTTCGTCATCATGCTGCTGAATGCAGGCGAAGAAGAACGCACCCGCGGTTCCAGGGCAGCGTACTTCGCTGGTATCCCGGGCGTCGTGGGCGTCTTCGCCCTGTTGGCGTACACCTTCCTACATGAGCGCACAAAGCTTGGCTACGCGACCTTCGGCGGCCAGCTGAACAATGGCGTCAGCAATATGAGCGCTATCAGTCGCGTACTGTTCACTGATCTGCTGCTGCCGTTTGAGGTCACATCGATCCTCATCCTGGTAGCCATCCTGGGCGCGGTCGTTCTCGCGCGGAAGGAACCCTAA
- the nuoH gene encoding NADH-quinone oxidoreductase subunit NuoH has product MTHLSDFQIFLLLTILKIVVVLVITLTSVAYTVLLERKVIGLIQNRWGPSRVGPFGLLQPLVDGIKLFLKEDLMPIAVERPLFVIAPVIALSCALISIAVVPFGNVFTYRGVSLFEISDINIGLLVVLGITSVGVYGIALSGWSSNNKYSLLGSLRASAQIISYELALGLSLVGVVLRAGSLRLRDIVGSQAHHGLLSWNIWPQILGFFIYLMAAYAETNRAPFDLPEAESELVAGYHTEYSSMKFAMFFMAEYANMITVSCVATLLFFGGATSPLGHLLPDNFGGPILSAIFPILWFVFKVFCFLFLYIWVRSTLPRFRYDQLMSFGWKWLLPLAMINIVITALVLAIHG; this is encoded by the coding sequence GTGACGCATCTCTCCGACTTCCAAATCTTCCTGCTCCTGACGATCCTCAAGATCGTGGTCGTGCTGGTCATTACGCTTACCTCAGTGGCCTACACGGTGCTGCTGGAGCGTAAGGTCATCGGCCTGATCCAGAATCGCTGGGGACCGAGCCGCGTAGGGCCTTTCGGCCTGCTGCAGCCGCTCGTTGACGGCATCAAGCTCTTCCTGAAGGAAGACCTCATGCCGATCGCGGTCGAACGGCCGCTCTTCGTCATCGCGCCCGTGATCGCTCTCTCATGCGCTCTGATCTCCATCGCGGTTGTGCCCTTCGGCAACGTCTTCACTTACCGCGGCGTCAGCCTCTTCGAGATCTCCGACATCAACATCGGCCTGCTCGTAGTCCTGGGCATCACGTCGGTTGGCGTGTACGGCATTGCGCTGTCGGGCTGGTCTTCGAACAACAAGTATTCCCTGCTGGGCTCGCTCCGCGCCTCGGCACAGATCATCAGCTACGAGCTTGCGCTGGGCCTGTCGCTGGTCGGTGTTGTGCTCCGCGCCGGATCGCTCCGCCTCCGCGACATCGTCGGATCACAGGCGCACCACGGCTTGCTGAGCTGGAACATCTGGCCGCAGATCTTGGGCTTCTTCATCTACCTGATGGCCGCATACGCTGAAACGAACCGCGCACCGTTCGATCTTCCGGAAGCGGAGTCCGAACTTGTCGCCGGCTATCACACCGAGTATTCCTCGATGAAGTTCGCCATGTTCTTCATGGCGGAGTACGCGAACATGATCACCGTCTCCTGCGTGGCTACGCTGCTTTTCTTCGGCGGCGCTACTTCCCCGCTGGGACACCTGCTGCCGGACAACTTCGGCGGCCCGATCCTGTCGGCGATCTTCCCAATCCTGTGGTTCGTCTTCAAAGTCTTCTGCTTCCTGTTTCTCTACATCTGGGTGCGTTCGACTCTGCCGCGCTTCCGTTATGACCAGCTGATGAGTTTTGGCTGGAAGTGGCTGCTGCCATTGGCCATGATCAACATCGTTATCACCGCACTCGTACTCGCCATCCACGGCTGA
- a CDS encoding molybdopterin-dependent oxidoreductase, protein MPDVTLTVDGQQITAPAGTLLIDACKAAGIQIPAFCYYPGLSLQAACRMCVVRIEKMPKLQTACTTPVAEGMIVATETPEIAQARKATLQLLLGNHPLDCPVCDAGGQCELQDMTFKYGAAESFYTEPKNHREEQQWSPTVYFDRPRCILCYRCVRMCGEGMDVFALGIQNRGSSAVIAPNIPASQSEDGLQHLDCEECGMCIDVCPVGALTSDTYRYKTRPWEMNHVATVCTHCGDGCKTTLGVRATTDGSEIVRGDNRDKSGINGDFLCNKGRYGFDFANSHSRITQPMIKQSNGEFKAVSWDEAIAYAGNKLREIRDARGGAATGVIGGNRLTNEEAYLLQKFGRSVLGTNNIDHHRTADYVTFAAALSGHRDRFASQHDNETSPAILLVGGDPTNENPLTAWNIRADVRLNSARLYVVNHQPIKLRRQAKLFAEIDELGYGEAMSTLAGAAGAESLTALRDAVKAEEKIVILIGSELRGASLKALIDFGLTLPNAKFALLSDYVNSHGASDMGLLPDMLPGYLPLQGSHDFNNEYGARFSNTPGLDLIGMFDAAIAGNLGALYVVNANPVSRYSVDPAALANTFVVVHDMFLTETAQLADVIFPSANLYEKSGSVTNSYGDLQLVKKASDRAGVRTDLELIVRVADKMGANIRELVPFGKQGAGLRADLGQTRGAQSGEADRHAVWLSANNLEMKLSPFDPFAVLDEIQRLVPGYDLLRLQLLSGNDQHLSPAAPADLVQIEPARRDLVLPADDTLFTSGTLGRYSPKLVELADKYAVEPAGIPAD, encoded by the coding sequence ATGCCAGACGTAACCCTTACCGTAGACGGCCAGCAGATTACCGCCCCCGCGGGCACGCTGCTCATCGACGCCTGCAAGGCAGCCGGCATCCAGATCCCTGCCTTCTGTTACTACCCCGGCCTGTCACTGCAGGCGGCATGCCGCATGTGCGTTGTGCGCATTGAGAAGATGCCCAAGCTGCAGACGGCATGCACCACGCCCGTTGCGGAAGGCATGATTGTTGCGACGGAGACCCCGGAGATCGCGCAGGCTCGCAAGGCCACACTGCAGTTGCTGCTGGGCAATCACCCGCTCGACTGCCCCGTTTGCGATGCCGGCGGCCAGTGCGAATTGCAGGACATGACCTTCAAGTACGGCGCGGCGGAATCGTTCTACACCGAGCCGAAGAATCACCGCGAGGAGCAGCAGTGGTCGCCGACGGTCTACTTCGATCGTCCCCGCTGCATCCTCTGCTATCGCTGCGTTCGTATGTGCGGCGAGGGCATGGACGTCTTCGCGCTGGGCATCCAGAACCGCGGTTCCTCCGCTGTCATTGCGCCGAATATCCCCGCATCGCAGAGTGAAGATGGCCTGCAGCACCTGGACTGCGAAGAGTGCGGCATGTGCATCGACGTATGCCCTGTCGGCGCGCTGACCAGCGACACCTATCGGTACAAGACGCGCCCGTGGGAGATGAACCACGTTGCCACGGTCTGCACACACTGCGGTGACGGTTGCAAGACCACGCTGGGTGTTCGCGCAACGACCGACGGCAGCGAGATTGTCCGCGGCGACAACCGCGACAAGAGCGGCATCAACGGCGACTTCCTGTGCAACAAAGGCCGCTACGGCTTTGACTTCGCCAACTCGCACAGCCGCATCACCCAGCCGATGATCAAGCAGTCGAACGGTGAGTTCAAGGCTGTCAGCTGGGACGAGGCAATCGCCTACGCCGGAAACAAGCTGCGCGAGATTCGGGATGCCCGCGGCGGCGCTGCAACGGGCGTCATTGGCGGCAATCGCCTGACGAACGAAGAGGCCTACCTGCTGCAGAAGTTCGGCCGCAGTGTCCTCGGCACCAATAACATCGACCACCACCGCACGGCTGATTACGTTACCTTCGCCGCAGCACTCAGCGGTCATCGCGATCGCTTCGCATCGCAGCATGACAACGAGACATCGCCCGCTATCCTGCTGGTGGGCGGCGATCCGACGAACGAGAATCCGCTGACCGCATGGAATATCCGCGCGGATGTTCGTCTGAACAGTGCTCGCCTCTATGTCGTAAATCACCAGCCGATCAAGCTGCGCCGCCAGGCAAAGCTCTTCGCGGAGATTGACGAACTGGGCTACGGCGAAGCGATGAGCACGCTCGCTGGTGCTGCAGGTGCGGAGTCTCTCACCGCGCTGCGTGACGCAGTGAAGGCCGAAGAGAAGATCGTCATCCTGATTGGCAGCGAGCTACGCGGTGCCAGCCTGAAGGCCTTGATTGACTTTGGCCTTACGCTGCCGAACGCGAAGTTTGCGCTGCTGAGCGACTACGTCAACAGCCACGGCGCCTCGGACATGGGTCTGCTGCCCGACATGCTGCCCGGCTACCTGCCGTTGCAGGGCTCGCACGACTTCAACAACGAGTATGGCGCACGCTTCAGCAACACGCCTGGTCTCGACCTGATCGGTATGTTCGACGCAGCAATCGCCGGCAACCTTGGCGCGCTGTATGTCGTGAATGCCAACCCGGTCTCGCGCTACTCGGTCGATCCGGCGGCACTGGCGAACACCTTCGTTGTCGTTCATGACATGTTCCTGACGGAGACCGCGCAGCTTGCCGATGTGATCTTCCCCTCGGCCAACCTGTATGAGAAGTCGGGCTCGGTCACAAACAGCTACGGCGATCTTCAACTTGTGAAGAAGGCTTCCGATCGTGCGGGTGTTCGTACCGATCTCGAATTGATCGTCCGCGTCGCCGACAAGATGGGCGCGAACATCCGTGAGCTGGTGCCCTTCGGCAAGCAGGGTGCGGGACTTCGCGCTGACCTGGGTCAGACGCGCGGTGCGCAGTCTGGTGAGGCCGACCGTCATGCAGTTTGGCTCTCGGCAAACAACCTTGAGATGAAGCTCTCGCCCTTCGATCCCTTCGCTGTACTCGATGAGATTCAGCGTCTGGTGCCCGGCTATGATTTGCTGCGCCTGCAGTTGCTGAGCGGCAATGACCAGCACCTTTCGCCCGCTGCGCCTGCCGATCTGGTCCAGATTGAGCCGGCTCGCCGCGATCTTGTGCTGCCTGCAGACGACACGTTGTTCACCTCCGGCACGCTTGGCCGCTACTCGCCCAAGCTGGTCGAACTCGCCGACAAGTATGCCGTTGAACCCGCCGGCATTCCAGCCGACTAA